The DNA window TTCGGTCGACCCTGCCGGGTACTCGCCCGCGCCGAGTTCTTCGGCGATGTTGAGCGCCTCGAGAGCGATCAGGCCTTGATTGTTCGGCGGAAGTTCGTAGACCTCCGCGCCGTTGTACGTCGTACTGACGGGGTCGACGAACTCGGGTTCGAACGACGCGAGATCGTCGTGCGAGAGGAAGCCGCCGCGGGATTGGACCGTGTCGACGATTTCGTCCGCGATGTCGCCCTCGTAGACGACGTCGGCACCCTCCTCGGCGATACGTTGGAGGCTCTCACCTAGTTCCGGCAGCGTGACAGAATCGCCGACATCCGGCGCGTCGCCGTCGAAGAGGTACGCGTCTCGAGACTGCTCGCCGTCGAGCACGGAGGCGGCCTCCGCCCACTGGTCGGCGATGATCTCCGAGACGGGAAAGCCCTCGGTCGCGTACTCGATCGCCGGCTCGAGCGTCCGCGCCAGCTCGAGTTCGCCGAGTTCCTCGACGGTTCGCTCCCAGCCCCGAGCCGTGCCGGGAACCGTGATCGTCTGCGGGCCGTAAACCGGCATCTCGGCGTCTTCGGGGTCGACGTCTTGCTCCGCGGCGACGGCCTCCCGAACGCGCTCGAGGGTCGCATCACCCGGCGCACCGCCACAGCTTCGGAACGCGCCGACGTCGCCGTCTGCAGTTCTGTAGAGGGCGAAGAGGTCGCCACCGAGTCCGGTGCTCGTCGGTTCGACGACGTTGAGCACGGCCGCCGTCGCCACGGCGGCGTCGAAGGCGTTCCCGCCGTCTCGTAACACGGCGATTCCCGCTTCCGAGGCGAGTGGCTGGCTCGTCGCGACGATACCACGAGGCGCGCGAACCGTCGACCGACGCGACGTAAAGCGATCTAAGTCAGGATTCGAGTCCATATCTGGGCATCCGCGAGCGATGCCAAAAGCATTGGTATCGTCATGCATCCTCGAGTGGCGGGAGCGTCGTCGAAGTGCTTCGCCGAACGGGACCTCGAACGTAATCGAACTACTCGAGGTCGGCCGATCCCAGCTCCGCGAGCAACGACGCCGTCGTGCGACAGCCGGCGCGGAAACACGAGAGTTTGATGTTCTCGTTCGGAGCGTGGTTGTTCTCGTCTTCGTTCGCGTAGGGAATCACGAGACACGGGACGTCGAGGGCGTCGGCGAAGACGTAGGTCGGGACCGAGCCGCCCAGCGACGGTTTGAGGATTGGGTCGTCGTCCCACGCGCTGTCGACCGCTCGAACCGCGGGATCGACGACGGGACTAGCCGCGTCCGTCCGCTGGGGGTCCATCGACGCGATTTTCGTGAGTTCGACGTCGACCCCCTCCGGCACCTGCTCGCGAGCGTGGGCTCGCAGTGATTCGAAGACGGCTGCGGGGTCCTGATCCGCGACCAGTCGGAAGTCGATCTTCGCACTGGCTTCCGAGGGGAGCACCGTCTTCATCCCCTCGGCCTGATAGCCCGCGTCGAGGCCCGCGACGTTGAGATTCGGCCGAGTGAGCAGTCGTTCGACGTACCCCTCGTCGGGGTCTAACTCGAGTGCCGAAAGCTCGAGGTCGGCTTTGATCGCGTCCTCGTCGACCGAGATTGCGTCGAGCACCTCACGGTCCGCGTCGGTCACGGCCCGCACGTCGTCGTAGAATCCGGGAAGTGTGATCCGGCCGTCCTCGTCTCGAAGCGACGAAATCACGTCGACGACGGCCGTCGCCGGATTCGGCACCGGCCCGCCGAAGTTTCCGGAGTGGAGGTCTCGGTTCGCCCCGTTCGCGTCGATGTCGACGAACAACAGGCCCCGAGAGCCGAGCAAGACGTGTGGCCGTCCCGAGGAATCGACCGGGCCGTCGGCGACGATGGCTACGTCCGCCTCGAGGTCGCCTCGA is part of the Natronorubrum sediminis genome and encodes:
- the ggt gene encoding gamma-glutamyltransferase is translated as MDSNPDLDRFTSRRSTVRAPRGIVATSQPLASEAGIAVLRDGGNAFDAAVATAAVLNVVEPTSTGLGGDLFALYRTADGDVGAFRSCGGAPGDATLERVREAVAAEQDVDPEDAEMPVYGPQTITVPGTARGWERTVEELGELELARTLEPAIEYATEGFPVSEIIADQWAEAASVLDGEQSRDAYLFDGDAPDVGDSVTLPELGESLQRIAEEGADVVYEGDIADEIVDTVQSRGGFLSHDDLASFEPEFVDPVSTTYNGAEVYELPPNNQGLIALEALNIAEELGAGEYPAGSTERIHLGAEAMKRAMADGHHYITDPRFEDVPDLASKEYAAERAAEIDAEASSDVEIGFENDSAENADTVLLTVADEAGNVVSFINSRFKDFGSGIVAGDTGIALQNRGSSFSLDPDHPNRIEPGKRPFHTLLPGIAKLEDDDWAAFGVMAGYNQPQGHLQVLMNLLDDGMSVQEAIDFPRWRYQVDGQLAVEGRLEGRVQTKLARRGHEVRVMPPAHFGGGQIARNTDGVLSGGSDPRKDGSAVGF
- a CDS encoding M20/M25/M40 family metallo-hydrolase, giving the protein MSSDAFEALEDHRERHLEDLQDLLAQPSISATGEGIEECVEMVRRSCLEYGFDDAEIAETPGRPAVIARASADPDAVETEGDVPTVLLYGHYDVQPASPSEWYSPPFEPTIRAGSDGDRRLYARGAGDNKGQWFAHLCGVEALRETTGLPADVVLLVEGEEESGSEHLEHLVRDRRGDLEADVAIVADGPVDSSGRPHVLLGSRGLLFVDIDANGANRDLHSGNFGGPVPNPATAVVDVISSLRDEDGRITLPGFYDDVRAVTDADREVLDAISVDEDAIKADLELSALELDPDEGYVERLLTRPNLNVAGLDAGYQAEGMKTVLPSEASAKIDFRLVADQDPAAVFESLRAHAREQVPEGVDVELTKIASMDPQRTDAASPVVDPAVRAVDSAWDDDPILKPSLGGSVPTYVFADALDVPCLVIPYANEDENNHAPNENIKLSCFRAGCRTTASLLAELGSADLE